Part of the Malaclemys terrapin pileata isolate rMalTer1 chromosome 17, rMalTer1.hap1, whole genome shotgun sequence genome, CTGTGAGCCCAGCCGTGGTGAAGCATGATCTGAATACAAGATGATTGCAGCATGATTCTCCTTTCCCCTAGTAAGCCATTAACCTTTCAGATGACAGCCCTGCAATCGGAATGACTGAACGATTCTCAGGGTCAGCGCGGAGCTATGTTCTCAAAACCTGACAGCAACATGCAAAAGTTGTGACTGAATTGCGGTCTCGCTGAGAGTAAGATTAAACGCATGACACATCTTTTGCAATCAAAGTGTTCCATTTCCCAAAGTATCTGCCACAGATTGATAACATCCACGCAAAAAGTTAAGTGCAATTATGTCTGTCATTGTAAAACACACTTCAGCAGCACTGAGTGACATCTTGCTGGAAGCTGACAAATTGTTAGAAGATTGTTTGAATGACTGTGGTGGAGGCTCCTCCACCAGCACCTTGGGAAGGAACTCGGAAGGCACTTGCTAACCAAGAAACCACACACACGCAGGGAACGTACAGCCGATACACCGGCCTCAGCAAGCAAGATGGCTTTAGGGGAGATCTGCCTGTGCTGGCAGGAAGTCAGAGCTCTCCCCAGAAAAGCTAATGTTAGATTTATGGAGAGCACAGAGCAAGGTAGAAAGCTGAACTCATACACAATTGCTAGGCAGAACTGCAGGCTGGGGCAAACTTGTAATGAAGCTTTCGCTAGTGCGTATTCCCTAAACACCAAACATGTGACCCTGACACTCTCCGGCACACATGGGCAGTGAGCCCCATGCCGTTCACACACAGCAACTAAACTGATGTCCTCAAAAGGCAAGGCTGAAATATTTATCATTAGCACCTGCTTTTGGGAAActccctcccccaagcgcccTAAGGTGCAGTGATCACTGTGCTGTGTTAGCACCAACTTATACAAGAAACATTACTCACACCGACCCTCCCAACAGAGCCGCATTTAATTACTGAGTGCCCGGCAGTGCCCAGCAAACACACCTAGGAAAGCAGTGTAAAGCTCCATGTGCAACATTCTGCTACAGGCGACTCCAGTCAGTGGAATGGATCTTTTAACACTCGCTTCTGGGATGAGACACGGCAGGTGTATTTCTCCACGCTGTCCACAGCACAAAATACAGGGAGAAAAACCCTGGGGTGACTTGACACCGTGTCATCCTACACTGCACAATGGCAGCTCATCAGGTCGCACTCCACAGCGCAACGTCTCAGCCTCATTGGCATACGTGGGCCTGGTCCAGGAGCCCAGAAGCCCAGACGCTTGTAACGGGGAATACCAAGGACAAGAGAGCCAAAGCGACATGAACATCCCCGCAAGAGGAAACAAGCAATCCTTCCCCCTCCGTGCTGGCAGGAGGAATTGTGCTCAGGTCTTTGCCTCTTTCTGCTCCGCAGTTCTGAACAgatgctccattgaaatcaatggtgtatTACCCCATAGTTGGAAGAGGGGTGTATCCTGCATGTAGCAAGCATGCTAGCAAACAGGGACGTCCTTAAAGAAGAGCACATAGGTTCATTTCCACTGCAGGCATCACTTTTTGAGAAACCCAGGATGCTGCCAGCCAGGCATTAAATACAAGCGCATGAGAAGACAGAGATTCCTGAACGGTCTTTCATGAGACTGAGACTAACGTACTTTGGTAcagatttcttctctctctctctcaaaagggCAGACACAAGCATAGTGTGAAGCCCACATACCCGAGTCACTGGCCAACTCTATCTGAGGACATTCGAGGGCAGACGATTTAGCAAAAGCTTTTGTTCATTTGATATTGGTACAGAACTGGCGACGGAGTTCCAAGTTCCCTACAAACCCTCGTGCAAGAGTCCAGGGACTCCTTAACCCTCTCCCACTTTACCAGGAGGGGACAGGGAAGTGCCGATGCTGGGACTAAGCAGAGCCCGGAGTGCGAATGGCCTGAACAGAACCTCAGCTGGACAAAGCAGCAATGCTGACGCACAGTGAGGTGCTGAGTCGAGTCTCTCGCAGAGCAGCAAAGCATGTGTGATGGAACTCTGACGCGCCAGCATCACGAGAATCGATAATTAAGTGTCTGCTGAACCTGCCCGGCACAGAAATGAAAACCGATGGATTAAGAAGCTCTGCAGTAACACACCGGGGTTCTGTCGTCTATCTGTACGTAGTAGTGTTAGCAAGCGTTCCGAAGCACTGAGGATACACTGCATATTGTcctgattttaaaggtattttataaAAACGAGTCAGAAACTGAAGAGAATCCCTTCAAATATCTGACCAACCTAACAGCTAAATAGCACTAGTTGTGTATTGTGCTGTTCGGTGATTCTGTCTTGGAATAAAATGGCAAACTGGCTGCAAGTGTGTTCTCTTATCTCTATGGtcatgttaaaataaaaagttacttGTGACTATAATCTTCCATGGACATTAAGCTTGAATAAATTACTACCCTGTTGATAAAGTGTTAAAACAGCTTTTCAAGTAACATATGTTTCCTCTAATAAGAAATGTTTGCAAGGAGCATCTTTATATACATTTCTATTTCTAAAAAATATATTGGATAATAAATAATCAATGTAAAAAAACCCAGACATGAATAGATGCCTTGAATGATTGGGCTGTTTTTATTCCGGTGTAAAAGTTACCTGTAAATCATACATGGTGCATGAGGGTAGAGCCAGCTACAGACAGGTGGTTTTTACTAGGAGGCATTAATGTAACATTCAATTATTCCACTGCATACTGGCTGTTTTAACTCAGCCAAATTAGAATACATTTTATATTGactattttgacatttgttttatttggcGAGTAAAACAAAACTGATCCAATTTCCTTGCAGCCATTGTAAACCATAAACTGTACAACAAGAGGTTATAAAATATATAAGCCTTGTAAACACTTCTTTTCAGACTGTCGCTGATGCTCTGAGCTCCAATTCTGGCCCTGTTCCCAACAGCTCTGGAGCCATTCTGCAGCCCTCCCTTCTCAGTCCTACAGTGACCCTTCCACACTTCGTGATTAAGGACAGCCACTGACATTCTCTTGCTAAGATAATTTTTCTCTTTACCTTGGAAATTTGCCTGCACATTTCTCATGGACAGAAAATGAAGATATCTACTGTAAAGACAAGACGTCTCGCTTTGATCTCGCAGGGTCTTTGTTATTTATGCAGCTTGTGCCTAGTGCAATTTGGAAACAATCGAATGGCTCCAGATAAAACAATCTGAGAACTCCAGCAGGGCTCCTGTTTCTTATCTCATTTCTAATATCCCCACTCTGAATGGTGCAACCTGGGATCTGCAGCAAGGACCCCTCCCAGACAGCACAAGAGACGAGATCTAGCACAACTTTCAGTGATGTGACTTGTCAAAAATAAACCACAGAAGATGGTTGAGAAGTCACCACAATACACTAGGTTATAAGTACACTTAAGGGCACGGGTGCATGCCTGGACCCAGATACCAGCCTTCACCAGGATAAAGTTACCACATAGCCCAGTTAAAAGCCTTTTTCAGGCCATTTTAAGACTGACACTCTTTAAAATGCACAGAAAAGCAAAATAACCAAGGCTATGGGTAGCACCTTGTAGCCAGACAATACACTGAACTTTGGACAATTTACAGTCTCCATGAAATTCCCACCTGCCAATCTCCTTAGAAATATAAATCCCAGGCATTTCCTTTCATATGCTAGGTGTATTTGCAATACACTGAATGTGCTAACAAAACACCGACACTCCAAAATATGTAAAAACCCACCGAGAACACGTTTCCCAATTGGGGTTGCCTGGACTATGAGTTCAGAGCAACTCTCTCACCATTGCATGCAGTGCTGCATTTTCATATCAAATGCCAATAATATATAAATCATTCATTTCATTCTCTGCGTGCGGGGTTGTTTAAAAACACCCCCACCACTGGGCTTTGTGCAGGAAAATGTGGTAAATAATTGTAAGCTATAATTATACTCCTGTTCCTCTGACAtataaaagacacacacacacttgacaCACAGTACACTGCAAGAGCAAACCCATGATGTTCGCAGCGGCTCTATGGCCCTGCTGTTGCAGTTCCTTGTGTGATAGTGGGCGGCTGAGTCTGTGCGCACAATGAACGGCAGCAGTGGGGCCTAAAATCACAGGTTCGGACACGACAAAGAAAAGCAAACCTCAGGCTTCAGTTCTGGGGATTAGGAAAAAAGTTGTTCCCCACTCTTATATAACAAGCCTGCACAATCCACCAAGGGCCTGAATGCTCCCTCCTACCCTTGCCCCACTTTCCCTGTGAGGATAGCAGTCTAGCTAGCCCACTGgcatgccccagaaaggagactCCTAGGCACTCACGTGAGACCAAAGATGCTTTAGATTCAGTTAAAAACAAAGCTCCGGGGCACCTGTGAGCAGCTCTAGGATAGGGTTACGGCTTGCTGGGCGCTGACGGGCTCTTTGGTATACGGGACACAAGAGACAGGCAGCTTCCTGCTTGGAACTGTTTACACTCTGACCCAGGCCGGCAAGCTAAACAGGACCACCGGGCAGCCCTCAGTGAATGCATTTTTGTGGTTGTTCTGTCAGCTTTGCTACCTTCTCATCCCCATTCCAGCCATGTGCCATCTATGCATGACATCCGCACAGCTTTCTGGGGACTAGCATGTATTCCCCCTTTATAGCAGGGTGGACCATGTAATAATTTATACTGGGACAGTGCCCACTAGTCACAGTCCCACTGGCTTGAGTGTTCAGCTAAAATACGCAGCATGGCATGCCCAAGCAGAAGAGAACCACAGAAAACACTGACAGGTGCCAGAACCTACCTCGGCAGGTTAGGAGCTGGTGTTGAAGCTGGTACTTGGGAAGAAGGTGTCCCGGGTTGCGAGGAGTCATGGTTTCGTGGAACCCTGCCCATTCGATACCAAATACCCATATTGTTAAGTTCCCTTTGTAAGTAACAGAGAAATCATTAATGCTATTAGCAAATGCAGCATGCACACATGATATCAAACATTGGCAAGTTTCACCAAGAAACATCTTGTGTAATAAGAACCAGGCTAATTGCCACAGAGGATCAATTAATTCTCACACCAAGcagaataatactttgcacttatatagtACATTCCCTTCAGTGATCTCGGAGctttttcacaaacattaacacTTGCAAACTCCCACTTAATTCCTGTAGGAAATTACAGTGCGTGGGTTTGGTACATGCTGCGGTATGGGAACGTCCTCTGGATGAAGGGCTGCTTACCCTATGAATGTGTACTGTGGAGGGGCCTGCTTCGATCTGCCCAGGATTCGGATATCACAAATAGCAGCCTCTGTAGAATCTCGAGGGATGAATTTGATGCAGAGCCTCTTCTTTCTGAAAGCTATTTCTTCTGTGAAAGGAAACCAGGATTAGAGGCTGTTTTTTATGCATGACCAGggtataaaagttatttattgcatCTTCAGCTCTTATGCAGATAGTTATGGCAGGAATAGGAGGTGGACAGCAAATAAGTGTGCAAAGCCATGCACTGACTGAATTTTCTAACACTAGTCCTTTTGTGTGGCATGCAAGATTTGTTATTCAGCAGTACTTCTCTCCACACTATCATCTACAGAGAAGATTAGATACTACATACCACAAAGAATTACAGCCTCTGTAATAGAATTTGTCAGGCTGTTGTTTCCATGTCCTATATCTCTGATATCATTTACTTCACTTCTCTCATGGTAGCATTCACCACACCAGCCTGGAGAGCAATCACTGTGTTTGTAACACATATGAAAGTCACCAGCATCATTGGTCAACCCAGGATCAAGATTTTCTTCACATGGCCATTCGTGCATGGCAGCAAATTAAATTCTAGTAAGTGCCCCCTACAGCCAGGCTCAAATTGGGAGCATTCAGCAAAATGCTGCCACTTGGTGAGACTAGGGAGGTGGAGATGGAAGAGAGACTGGACCCCAGAGGGTGGCACAGAAGAGGTGCATGCATTCAGATTCAGATCTCCTCAGGAACACCTCACCCAAACGCATCCGAGACCCCGTCTACGCTGGGCTCTTTGCACCAGTGTAGTTCTTGTAATGGTGCAACCCCCCAACGTAGATATGCTGCAATAGTACAATTTACCCCAAGAAGTTACCAGGGTAAATTGTCCTGGCATAAACCCCATTTTGCATTCATGCAGTGTATCTGTAATGGAAATTTGCCTGGTGTGGCTACACCAGTGTATATTTCCCTAGTCTAGACAAACTCTAAGGTCTAATTGTATCAGAAGCTTCAGTCTTAAAGAATTGAGTTTATGGAAATGCATGCTCACTCTCCCAGCTGTGGTTCATTTTGCTACCATATGCTGGCCCTACTAATCTCTGGAGGTCCCTGTACATTTCTCTGCCCTTGCTGTTGTTTGTAACTCCTTCCACTTTAGTATAATCTCTGAATCTCATTGGCCGCTTTAGCCCTATTCTAGCctagcaaaatatttaataaaacaggATTTCACAGGCCTGCTGCACTCCTAGCCAAACCCATCTCAAGCCACTTCCTTCCTAGTGTTTGGCCATTGGAAGCACCATAGTAATCTGCATCCCAGAGCTGTACAGCCACTGCAGGGTATGACCCTGGAGGGTATAAGGCACACCATTCAATACACCACAGCCAGCATCTTTAAAGAAACTTAGCCTGATTTAAGTGGCCACAGCTCCCAGTCAAGTCCGATGGATTTGTGGGTCCTCAGatactctgaaaatcaggccactttcagttaggtgcctaaaggtgGATTTTAGAAACCTGGCTTTTGACTCCCACATTTCTACACTTTGCTGAGATGGCTAGGGAGCAGTACGTTCAGTGCGTTGTGTTATTAGCCCAGGAGACTACAAATGGAAACACGTAGCCACAAATTTTACTTTGAACAAAATGAGAGGCCCCTGTTACTTTACTTGCAGAATATCGCAAAGCTCATTTTATTGGCTTGTCTGCCAGGCTTTTTCACACTTTGCTAAATTCCTCCATCTGTGGCAAACTCAGCGACGGAGCTAGAACCGCTAATTACACGTGCTCATGGAGGCAGGGAAAATGCACCACTTTATTTATGCAAACAGCGCATGGAGggcagcagaatacattgtaaatgaaTCACGCAGTCCTCTCCCCCTCAGCCACATGTTACGTGACTGTGATTTCGTTTAAAGTTATTCTCCATCCTCAACCCCGGGGTGTTTCCTTGATAAGCGATTGGCTCTACCCTTGCTCCACATGTGCTCCGGAGCTCTTGGGGGCGGTGGCACTGGGAAGTCAGTCATGGGTTACAGAACCTTTTCCTTCTTGGTCACTCATACAACtcaaccccaggctggcagtgactGAACAACCAGCCCCATGTGCTGCAGATCCAGGGGAATTATTCACTGTGCCCCTCCCTTTCAATTTACAAACTGGTCTGGATTTCATTACTGGCAAAAAGGACCTGCAAGTGTGTGCACTGGCAAAGTGACTGcagccccttcccacaagcccagCCACTGGCCTGAGGGTGGTTTGCAGAGCTGGTGCACAGACCCCTTCTGTAGCATGCAGGGAGTGCAGCAGTTGGGCTTATTTGGTGCAGAGGGCTTGGGGGCTGAGTGGAGTTTTCTCCCCCAGATTAGGTAGTTATCTGGAAAGCTGCTTTTCCCTTGCAGGAATGAAGGGGAGGATTTTCTGGGCATTCTCCTTCCAATTCATCTTGGCAATGATGAGAGAGGCTCATGTGAATCCCAGCTCCCCAGTGCATGGGCACCACTTTGCTCATATCTGAGCGCTATAAGCACCAGGCACAGAGCTCAATACCACACTTCTCAGCGGAAAAAGGTTAACTGCTCCCAGAGAACCCTCCCCTTCAAAGCACCCGGGGGAACGAGGGGCTGATAAAAGAGGTGGGGCAGTGGCCCACTAGCCATCTGGATACCTGGTGTCATCCCTTGTGTATCTAGGAGATCTAACACATTAGGAATCGTTAATGAAAGCGAGTGAGATAAGGACTATTACACCGCTACATGCCCCAGGACACATGCCGGGGAATAATTCAAGGAGCCCTTTTTAAGTGACTAACCCAGCTTTTGATGTTTAAGTTTGACTCATCACAAAAGGTTCCTTTACAACACTACTCAGAAGAGACtcaccttttcccagcagctgaGCTTGTTTAACAGGTAACCAAAAGAGAGGTTCTGCCAGGTCTTTAAAACCAGCTCTCTCTTGCCAGCGTGCCCGTGGATCATCATCTGACCCGATGGCATTGACCTGCCAGGGAAGTCTGCAGCAGGGTCTGGTGCTCTGCCCCAGGCGAAATCGTCTATTCCAGCTTCCCTGGGGTCACCAGGTGGAGAcgtggggcagggaggctgggagcctgcTGAGCAGCAGCTCATGACCAGCATTACCACACTGCCTTTGGCCAGAAACAAGATGCCTTTGGGGCCTCACCTGCCCATGCAAAGGGAAGGAGCAAGATCCACCCCCGCTGGAAGGTGCAACGCTCCTGTGGGCAGTCCAGGCAGCGGCACTGAAAAGCCTACAGCACATttctgcacagcacagcacaggccCAGGCTCAATCTCACATGGGAACAAAATGCCTGGCACCATCCAGAAACATGCGCACGCAACAATGCTGCCTGCTCTTGCCCCCTCAGCCGCTGCTGGAGCTGTGCATGGGGCATGCATgagcgagcatggagcctgctgctcacaaaacccagcattgtgaAAACACACACTTACGTGTATCGACTGTCTCCTGGATGGGGATGAAGCCCACAGGAAGCGTGTCCTTGATATCAATTAGTTTCATGTCGACCAGGACGTTGCCTAAATGGCTCTTtagagagaggagaaaaacaggTGAGTGCGACTCTTAATAATTCAGGTTCTTCTTGTCTTGCTGATTTGACTTGAAGCTCCCTGCTAAGCAGAGTAGTTTAGCAGAGAGGGCAACTGAGGAATGAGTAGCAGGTACCAGGCTAACAACTCAGACcgaaggctacgattttgtcagaGAGGTGATAGAAATCGTGAATTTGAATCTCGGAAATGGCTGTCAAACCACACGTGATTCAGCCCCCAAACTGAGTCGTGGTGCCACCTAGCGCACGGGGTCACAGCACACGCAGGTTTGGCCCATTCACTAGGCTCTATCGACGGAGGTGAGTGGTGCTGTAACTCCAGGCACCACGTCACAGTGCCTAGAGTGGGGAGCCGGGCtcagccctgcaggacaggagccgcCCACTGCACAGTGAGTGGGCTTGCTCTCCAACCCCGCCCTCCCATTCTGTGATTTACCGGTCgtgaaatttacaaaaaaatgTCTGTGCCAAAATTGTAGCTTTACTCCTGATTGCCTACTTACAGCATGTACACAGCCCACAAAGGGTCATCAGCTAAGAGATTACAGGGTTTTCTGTCACACCCATCACTGTAATCCCTTAGCACCCTGGAAACAGAGACCACACTAGTCTACTGGAAAATCCCTGGTCCCTACCCagtgagctaaaggagaatcaccATCGTCCAGTGAACTGTAAGCCTACAAGCCCTATGCATGGTCCAGCTGCGAAAGCCACATGATGTTTATATGGTCACAGTGGTGGGAAATGCCAAGGAAAGActctaatgtagacacagccaaAGTTATTACATGCTTCTGCTAATTAATATTGAATACATATGGTGCTAGCTCCAAAAGCTCACGCCATTTGGAATGATAAATTTCATTTGGAATCCATATGAATTCTGAACCAGTGCCTTGTCCTATTAATCAAGGTTTGAAGAGCTAAAAAACAATTTAGTATGACAGCCTCCACAATTGTTTAGAGACTTCATTTCCTTTGCAGttcccattaaagccaatatTCTGCCAATATTCTGAATTCACACGTGGAAGAAAAACAAACCCTCTTTCGTTGTCACGTGGCTTTTATGAACAGAAATGCAAAAAGCAATTAAAATGTCATTCTAAGCTATGAGACCCCGTCAGTGTATTTTATCATTACTTCCTGCAAACTGCCAGGCACAGTTTTTATCTGGGCaagcaaaatatttcagacaAACCACTGCTTTATGATTACTGTGCGTATATGAGTTGGGAGGCTTTGAAATAAGAGCAGGTTGATTAGGGGCTTCATACCTtctgaacagttttttttttaactttacaaTTCCATAGCAATACAGTGCAATCTAAATACTACACAGTGGTGATGCTGAAAGTGAGCAGTGCTGATTTTCTAAAATCTGAACGTGTCAGTTAACATTTTGTTTAGGCACAGTGACTGGTAGATAAAACAGTCTTTGCTAATGCATCTTTCATGTTGTATTATTCCTACTGTCTGTCTCTTTTACACTAACATTCAATGTCAGTTAAACTGATGATTCCTCTGCCACATCAATACCAGAtaggcagaagaaaaaaaaacatactaAGTTTATCAACTATTGAAACGGCTGGAGTCAGTGCTGATCCAATGGAGTGTATATATGAGAGTGCAGCAAACAATGTACTCAGGTAAGTGTTAAAGAACCCACTGTCCCCAACACTTAAACACCAACACATGGAAAACGTCAACATGTTGGGAAATTAGAAATTCTCTCCAAGATTCTTTACACAGTTGAGAATGATGCTCCCAATAAACGACATCACAAATTAGCCCTACAGTGAAACTCAAAGACTTAACTAGGTTCGTTCTGATAACTAAACccgtgacaaggtgggtgaggaaatatcttctATTAGACCAACTTACGCTgctgagagaggcaagcttttgagctccaaagtttgtttctctccccaaccaaagttggtccaacaaaagatattacctcactcaccttgtgcctctaatatcctgggactgacatggctacaacactgcaccCAACGAAACCAGGGTCATTCGTGTCAAAATAACGTGGCTACGgttacactagagagcttacagcgagGCCAAGGGCTGGAGGTTGGTGGATCCTTTGGTTTTCAAGTCAAGATCCAGGATCAGCctcctattattaattattattattatttatttgtttgctaGCACCTCGGAGTCTAAGTTCTGCACtaggatcccactgtgctactgGGGGCTGCCTTTCTCTATCTCTGTTATCAGCAAAAACCCTGAAAACTGAATCAATATTGACATTCAAACCACGGAGAGCAGCAGAAGTACCTCCTATACAGAGTGCTCTCACTGCACTTGGAAAGCAAAATCAAATCTTTTTCTCCAGAAAATATAAAGTTTGTAGATTATTCTCATCTGACAAATACAAACAGCCAGTAAAGGCATCAGATCATGGGCTTTCCCAGACTAACAGCTCCTTAGCCAAGCGACAGTGTAGACCACGAACAACCAAGACTGGCTGGATTCCATTGGAGAGGCGCACCAGACAGCTGCTGCCTGCACACTGTGAATAAAGTCTGACTATCCGTGTTGGAAGATGTGACTCCAGGGCAGACACACACAGCTACTGAAAACCCGGGGTGAGTGCTAAAGAACTGGAGTCGGACAGAGAAGGGTGAGGAGGTGagtcccccagggaaaatggggaTGATGCTCTGGACCAGGAGAGCGCTCAGCCTTGTGGGATTCAATTCTTACACTTGCTTTCCTTACGTTGTCAGTGTTAGCATTGCATTGCTAGCACGGGCTGCCCCGTTGCAGGTGTGCTAGATGCTAGTGCAAGAGCAGGGATGAAACAAACAttcctgggattttttttccattttgttgatTGCAAATCTTTCAGAGAGCTGCTTTCCCCACAAACAAACAGCTGATTAAGAGAACAAACACACAGCAACGATCCCATCAGTGTAGCTTGGCTACAGACTCACCTGGACTTGCTGAAAAACCTGCTTGAATTATCCTGGCTCCCCAAACCGAAACAGTTTAGGAACAAGAACGCGTCAAGCAAATTGTTCAGTCACTCGGCAAATGGACTTACATTTTCTTTCGAAAACGATCTTGTGAAGCACAGGTATCTTGTGACCTTGGATTTAAATAAGCCATCTTTCCAGAGGTCAGCATCCAA contains:
- the MVB12B gene encoding multivesicular body subunit 12B isoform X3 encodes the protein MRSCFCLRRGRRDQPPPAARATAQSIMPEVRDLSDALPDVPMDPITGVGVVASRNRAPTGYDVVAQTADGLDADLWKDGLFKSKVTRYLCFTRSFSKENSHLGNVLVDMKLIDIKDTLPVGFIPIQETVDTQEIAFRKKRLCIKFIPRDSTEAAICDIRILGRSKQAPPQYTFIGELNNMGIWYRMGRVPRNHDSSQPGTPSSQVPASTPAPNLPRHISLTLPASFRGKSNNSRLDFEHQHSNLYAISV
- the MVB12B gene encoding multivesicular body subunit 12B isoform X2; the protein is MPEVRDLSDALPDVPMDPITGVGVVASRNRAPTGYDVVAQTADGLDADLWKDGLFKSKVTRYLCFTRSFSKENSHLGNVLVDMKLIDIKDTLPVGFIPIQETVDTQEIAFRKKRLCIKFIPRDSTEAAICDIRILGRSKQAPPQYTFIGELNNMGIWYRMGRVPRNHDSSQPGTPSSQVPASTPAPNLPRHISLTLPASFRGKSNNSRLDFEHQHSNLYAISAMDGVPFMISDKFACAPEGMQQVDLLGITIKSLAEIEKEYDYSFRTEQSAAARLPPSPTRCQQMPQS